Proteins co-encoded in one Callospermophilus lateralis isolate mCalLat2 chromosome 2, mCalLat2.hap1, whole genome shotgun sequence genomic window:
- the Znrd2 gene encoding protein ZNRD2, whose product MALNGAEVDDFSWEPPSEAETKVLQARRERQDRISRLMGDYLLRGYRMLGETCADCGTILLQDKQRKIYCVACQELDSDVDKDNPALNAQAALSQAREHQLSSATELPSGPRPTPQPPVPRPEHCEGAAAGLKAAQGPPTPATAPSADVVTCTQAALLQKLTWASTELGSSTSLETSIQLCGLIRACAEALCSLKQLQH is encoded by the exons ATGGCTCTGAACGGCGCTG AAGTCGACGATTTCTCCTGGGAGCCCCCGAGTGAGGCGGAGACTAAGGTGCTGCAGGCGCGACGGGAGCGACAGGATCGCATCTCCCGGCTCATGGGCGACTACCTGCTGCGCGGTTACCGCATGCTGGGCGAGACGTGCGCGGACTGTGGG ACGATCCTTCTCCAAGACAAACAGCGGAAAATCTACTGCGTTGCTTGTCAGGAGCTCGACTCAGACGTGGATAAAGATAATCCGG CTCTGAATGCCCAGGCTGCCCTCTCCCAAGCTCGGGAACACCAGCTATCCTCTGCCACAGAGCTGCCCTCTGGCCCTAGGCCCACACCTCAGCCCCCAGTACCACGACCAGAGCATTGTGAGGGAGCTGCAGCAGGGCTCAAGGCAGCCCAGGGGCCACCTACTCCTGCTACGGCTCCAAGTGCAGATGTGGTGACTTGCACACAGGCAGCCCTCCTGCAGAAGCTCACCTGGGCCTCAACTGAGCTGGGCTCTAGCACTTCCCTGGAGACTAGCATTCAGCTGTGTGGCCTTATCCGGGCATGTGCTGAGGCCCTGTGCAGCCTGAAGCAGCTGCAGCACTAA
- the Fam89b gene encoding leucine repeat adapter protein 25, whose amino-acid sequence MNGLPSAEAPGGAGCALAGLPPLPRGLSGLLNASGGSWRELERVYSQRSRIHDELSRAARAPDGPRHATGAASSGPASGPRRPVNLDSALAALRKEMVGLRQLDMSLLCQLWGLYESIQDYKHLCQDLSLCQDLSSSLHSDSSYPPDAGLSDDDEPPDASLPPDPPPLTVPQTHNARDQWLQDAFHISL is encoded by the exons ATGAACGGGCTGCCctctgctgaggctccaggcGGCGCGGGCTGCGCCCTAGCCGGGCTCCCGCCTCTACCGCGCGGCCTCAGCGGCCTCCTCAATGCGAGCGGGGGCTCGTGGCGGGAGCTGGAGCGTGTCTACAGCCAGCGCAGCCGCATCCACGACGAGCTGAGCCGCGCCGCCCGTGCCCCAGACGGGCCCCGCCACGCCACCGGCGCCGCCAGTTCGGGGCCAGCCTCCGGCCCGCGTCGCCCAGTCAACCTCGACTCGGCACTAGCCGCGCTGCGCAAGGAGATG GTGGGGTTACGGCAGCTGGACATGTCGCTGCTGTGCCAGTTGTGGGGCCTGTATGAATCAATCCAGGACTACAAACACCTGTGCCAAGACCTGAGTTTATGCCAGGACCTGTCATCTTCCCTGCACTCGGACAGCTCCTATCCACCGGATGCCGGCCTCTCTGATGACGATGAGCCTCCTGATGCCAGCCTGCCCCCTGACCCACCACCCCTCACTGTGCCCCAGACACATAATGCCCGAGATCAGTGGCTGCAGGACGCCTTCCACATCAGCCTTTGA